Proteins encoded together in one Salmo salar chromosome ssa08, Ssal_v3.1, whole genome shotgun sequence window:
- the pold4 gene encoding DNA polymerase delta subunit 4 isoform X1 — MTAKRAALITDSYKVVKRSRREEKREKRTPSPPQKDTEPRPLTAREIELQELRQFDQDWRYGPCTGISRLQRWERAAQHGLNPPQEIRDMLLSADTDPDYTHCLWSDYPL; from the exons aTGACGGCCAAACGTGCAGCTCTGATCACCGATTCCTACAAGGTGGTAAAGAGatccaggagagaggagaagagagagaagaggacccCATCGCCTCCCCAGAAGG ACACTGAGCCGCGCCCCCTCACGGCCAGAGAGATAGAGCTGCAGGAGCTGAGGCAGTTTGACCAGGACTGGCGGTATGGACCCTGCACAG gtaTCAGTCGCTTGCAGCGGTGGGAGAGAGCTGCACAGCATGGGTTAAACCCCCCTCAGGAGATCAGAGATATGCTGCTTAGCGCAGACACAGACCCGGACTACACACACTG CCTGTGGAGTGACTATCCATTGTGA
- the pold4 gene encoding DNA polymerase delta subunit 4: MSVENTPCLSACLSAMTAKRAALITDSYKVVKRSRREEKREKRTPSPPQKDTEPRPLTAREIELQELRQFDQDWRYGPCTGISRLQRWERAAQHGLNPPQEIRDMLLSADTDPDYTHCLWSDYPL; encoded by the exons ATGTCAGTAGAAAacacaccctgtctgtctgcctgtctgtcagccaTGACGGCCAAACGTGCAGCTCTGATCACCGATTCCTACAAGGTGGTAAAGAGatccaggagagaggagaagagagagaagaggacccCATCGCCTCCCCAGAAGG ACACTGAGCCGCGCCCCCTCACGGCCAGAGAGATAGAGCTGCAGGAGCTGAGGCAGTTTGACCAGGACTGGCGGTATGGACCCTGCACAG gtaTCAGTCGCTTGCAGCGGTGGGAGAGAGCTGCACAGCATGGGTTAAACCCCCCTCAGGAGATCAGAGATATGCTGCTTAGCGCAGACACAGACCCGGACTACACACACTG CCTGTGGAGTGACTATCCATTGTGA